A DNA window from Callospermophilus lateralis isolate mCalLat2 chromosome X, mCalLat2.hap1, whole genome shotgun sequence contains the following coding sequences:
- the Bex3 gene encoding LOW QUALITY PROTEIN: protein BEX3 (The sequence of the model RefSeq protein was modified relative to this genomic sequence to represent the inferred CDS: substituted 1 base at 1 genomic stop codon): MHVAGGGGGLLLHCPLEMGGXFLGDARPSRDPELQSDAAQGAVVTRVWLPAPRCPAHGGLATGPGKAEQVCGAQCRSGAPGSENPEEGKKARIGPEKQPEKNLIMANIHQENEEMEQPVQNGEEDRPLGGGEGHQPAGNNRRAQARRLAPNFRWAIPNRQINDGMGGDGDDMEMFMEEMREIRRKLRELQLRNCLRILMGELSNHHDHHDEFCLMP; this comes from the exons ATGCATGTGGCAGGGGGCGGGGGGGGCCTCCTGCTGCACTGTCCGCTGGAGATGGGGGGCTAGTTTCTTGGTGACGCGCGGCCCTCACGTGACCCGGAGCTGCAGAGCGACGCAGCCCAGGGTGCAGTCGTCACTCGCGTCTGGCTACCAGCTCCCCGCTGCCCTGCGCACGGCGGGCTGGCAACGGGCCCGGGGAAAGCCGAGCAG GTCTGCGGGGCCCAGTGTCGCAGCGGCGCACCTGGCAGTGAGAATCCGGAGGAGGGGAAGAAGGCAAGGATAGGCCCAG AAAAACAACCAGAAAAAAATCTCATCATGGCAAATATCCACCAGGAAAACGAAGAAATGGAGCAGCCCGTGCAGAATGGAGAGGAAGATCGCCCTTTGGGAGGAGGTGAAGGCCACCAGCCTGCAGGAAATAATAGACGGGCACAGGCCCGCCGACTTGCCCCTAATTTTCGATGGGCCATACCCAATAGGCAGATCAATGATGGGATGGGTGGAGATGGAGATGATATGGAAATGTTCATGGAGGAGATGAGAGAAATCAGGAGAAAACTTAGGGAGCTGCAGTTGAGAAATTGTCTGCGTATTCTTATGGGGGAGCTCTCTAATCACCATGACCATCATGATGAATTTTGCCTTATGCCTTGA